The following are from one region of the Ptychodera flava strain L36383 chromosome 15, AS_Pfla_20210202, whole genome shotgun sequence genome:
- the LOC139152116 gene encoding uncharacterized protein, which yields MATTHDRSVLFLLIPLIVATLALPIGIGLSFMVMKNGILTGIGYCLLTVGAGSIVFLAVSAVFIGRYRKKYIHEDYKNEQRRRSSADAKLQEQKVSMLNANIASQIEKGREEKSDWEQLPVFKLQPPPPGRKKRKQERNTEDQRQNKPVSMETSKQNTKTSHNNNNAYVILPSHWKHIDNVKKLSQQVDVNTYGDWILVDNANPKRYSQRSDSTAKQWTHVDNVKCKRISPLKRLNTYCGEEQKQQSTKTRRNRAESV from the exons ATGGCAACAACTCACGACAGAtcagttttgtttcttttaatcCCCCTGATAGTGGCAACTCTCGCTTTGCCTATTGGAATAGGACTTTCTTTCATGGTAAtgaaaaatggaattttaacaggcaTAGGATACTGTCTTCTCACAGTGGGTGCAGGATCCATTGTCTTCCTCGCTGTATCAGCTGTTTTTATAGGAAGGTATAGAAAAAAGTACATTCACGAAGATTACAAGAACGAACAGCGGCGGAGATCGAGTGCAGATGCCAAGCTTCAAGAACAAAAGGTATCAATGCTGAATGCAAACATTGCTTCGCAAATAGAGAAAGGGCGAGAGGAGAAATCTGACTGGGAACAATTGCCAGTATTTAAATTACAACCTCCTCCACCGGGACGTAAGAAGAGGAAACAAGAGCGCAATACCGAGGATCAAAGACAGAACAAACCAGTTTCCATGGAGACAAG CAAGCAAAATACGAAAACTagtcacaacaacaacaacgccTACGTGATCTTGCCAAGTCACTGGAAACACATCGACAATGTGAAGAAGTTAAGTCAGCAAGTAGATGTAAATACCTATGGAGACTGGATACTGGTGGATAACGCCAATCCCAAACGTTACTCTCAGCGTTCTGACAGTACAGCTAAGCAATGGACTCACGTTGACAATGTCAAGTGTAAAAGGATATCGCCATTGAAGAGACTGAACACTTATTGTGGAGAAGAGCAAAAACAGCAATCAACTAAAACAAGGAGAAATCGCGCAGAATCAGTTTAG